In one Alnus glutinosa chromosome 14, dhAlnGlut1.1, whole genome shotgun sequence genomic region, the following are encoded:
- the LOC133856624 gene encoding probable RNA methyltransferase At5g51130 isoform X1 translates to MEKGEGEEIAAAAAAAAEEGMKQQCQQRKKKRKEVFPFGNYRNYYGYRIGQDLEEEDPRLKVLKKEWFEGKDCLDIGCNSGIITIQIAKKFQCRSIIGIDIDSNRIEDSYWHLKKFVKMESAQKTHAKASKLAIAESANGPEQSDTAASNEETKEISRDCSPSMKRDLYDIVSFRQENFVQSRHPREKQYDTILCLSVTKWVHLNWGDDGLITLFSKIWGLLLPQGGIFVLEPQPWKSYQNNRNVSETIAMNYKNIIIHPECFREILLDKIGFRKVEDITSSLSGSKTGFNRQILVFHK, encoded by the exons atGGAGAAAGGGGAAGGCGAAGAGatagcagcagcagcagcagcagcagcagaggAAGGAATGAAGCAGCAGTGCCagcagaggaagaagaaacGCAAAGAGGTTTTTCCTTTCGGCAATTACAGAAACTACTACGGCTACCGT ATAGGTCAGGACTTGGAGGAGGAAGATCCTCGGTTGAAGGTCTTGAAGAAGGAATGGTTTGAAGGCAAGGATTGTCTTGATATTGGCTGCAATAGTGGGATAATTACCATCCAAATTG CTAAAAAGTTTCAATGCCGAAGCATTATTGGAATTGACATTGATTCTA ATCGAATAGAGGACTCATACTGGCATCTCAAAAAATTTGTGAAAATGGAAAGTGCTCAGAAGACACATGCAAAGGCTTCCAAACTGGCGATTGCAGAGAGTGCAAATGGTCCAGAGCAGAGCGATACTGCAGCATCCAATGAAGAGACAAAAGAAATTTCAAGGGATTGTTCTCCTTCTATGAAAAGAGATCTGTATGACATTGTCTCTTTCCGGCAAGAAAATTTTGTTCAGAGTCGGCATCCACGAGAGAAGCAATATGATACAATTCTTTG TTTGAGTGTGACAAAATGGGTTCATCTTAATTGGGGCGATGACGGATTAATTAcattattttcaaagatttgggGATTGCTTCTTCCG caGGGTggcatttttgttttggaaCCTCAACCTTGGAAGTCATATCAAAACAATCGTAATGTGTCTGAG ACAATAGCAATGAATTATAAGAATATTATCATCCATCCTGAATGTTTTAGGGAAATACTTCTAGACAAG ATTGGGTTTAGGAAGGTAGAGGACATAACTTCCAGCTTATCAGGCAGCAAAACTGGATTCAACAGACAAATTTTGGTGTTCCATAAATGA
- the LOC133856624 gene encoding probable RNA methyltransferase At5g51130 isoform X2, protein MEKGEGEEIAAAAAAAAEEGMKQQCQQRKKKRKEVFPFGNYRNYYGYRIGQDLEEEDPRLKVLKKEWFEGKDCLDIGCNSGIITIQIAKKFQCRSIIGIDIDSNRIEDSYWHLKKFVKMESAQKTHAKASKLAIAESANGPEQSDTAASNEETKEISRDCSPSMKRDLYDIVSFRQENFVQSRHPREKQYDTILCLSVTKWVHLNWGDDGLITLFSKIWGLLLPGGIFVLEPQPWKSYQNNRNVSETIAMNYKNIIIHPECFREILLDKIGFRKVEDITSSLSGSKTGFNRQILVFHK, encoded by the exons atGGAGAAAGGGGAAGGCGAAGAGatagcagcagcagcagcagcagcagcagaggAAGGAATGAAGCAGCAGTGCCagcagaggaagaagaaacGCAAAGAGGTTTTTCCTTTCGGCAATTACAGAAACTACTACGGCTACCGT ATAGGTCAGGACTTGGAGGAGGAAGATCCTCGGTTGAAGGTCTTGAAGAAGGAATGGTTTGAAGGCAAGGATTGTCTTGATATTGGCTGCAATAGTGGGATAATTACCATCCAAATTG CTAAAAAGTTTCAATGCCGAAGCATTATTGGAATTGACATTGATTCTA ATCGAATAGAGGACTCATACTGGCATCTCAAAAAATTTGTGAAAATGGAAAGTGCTCAGAAGACACATGCAAAGGCTTCCAAACTGGCGATTGCAGAGAGTGCAAATGGTCCAGAGCAGAGCGATACTGCAGCATCCAATGAAGAGACAAAAGAAATTTCAAGGGATTGTTCTCCTTCTATGAAAAGAGATCTGTATGACATTGTCTCTTTCCGGCAAGAAAATTTTGTTCAGAGTCGGCATCCACGAGAGAAGCAATATGATACAATTCTTTG TTTGAGTGTGACAAAATGGGTTCATCTTAATTGGGGCGATGACGGATTAATTAcattattttcaaagatttgggGATTGCTTCTTCCG GGTggcatttttgttttggaaCCTCAACCTTGGAAGTCATATCAAAACAATCGTAATGTGTCTGAG ACAATAGCAATGAATTATAAGAATATTATCATCCATCCTGAATGTTTTAGGGAAATACTTCTAGACAAG ATTGGGTTTAGGAAGGTAGAGGACATAACTTCCAGCTTATCAGGCAGCAAAACTGGATTCAACAGACAAATTTTGGTGTTCCATAAATGA
- the LOC133858070 gene encoding casein kinase 1-like protein 3, which translates to MERIVGGKYKLGRKIGSGSFGEIFLATHSDTFEIVAVKIENSKTKHPQLLYEAKLYNILQGGSGIPSIRWSGIDGEDNVLVLDLLGPSLEDLLVYCGRKFLLKTVLMLADQMITRIEYVHSKGFLHRDIKPDNFLMGLGRKANQVYIIDFGLAKRYRDATTNRHIPYKENKNLTGTARYASCNTHLGIEQSRRDDLESLGYVLLYFLRGSLPWQGLKAATKKQKYDKIMEKKLSTPIEVLCKSHPVEFASYFHYCHSLTFDQRPDYGFLKRLFRDLFAREGYEFDYVFDWTIIKYQQSQKSRTQTRVSPVPGGSSSRAIPMDMDNHQGGVNAPFSAEVTERIRSGNATGPAVRMHFKSPISKNLSSENPIDKNMLSEAHMASTSNSGPSKRNASKAVLPTEATNPGNGHGNRMGPSSSWISSLPRISSAK; encoded by the exons ATGGAACGCATCGTCGGCGGCAAGTACAAGCTCGGCCGCAAGATCGGAAGCGGATCGTTCGGCGAAATCTTCCTCG CCACGCATAGCGATACGTTTGAGATCGTCGCCGTTAAgatt GAGAATAGTAAAACAAAGCATCCACAGCTGCTTTACGAGGCCAAGTTATACAATATTCTTCAAGGAGGAA GTGGTATTCCTAGCATAAGATGGTCGGGCATAGACGGGGAGGACAATGTGCTCGTGCTTGATTTGTTGGGACCGAGTCTCGAGGACCTGTTGGTGTATTGTGGGAGGAAATTCTTGTTGAAGACGGTCTTGATGTTGGCTGATCAAATG atcACAAGAATAGAGTACGTGCACTCCAAAGGATTTTTGCATAGAGACATAAAACCCGATAACTTCCTCATGGGTCTTGGTCGGAAAGCAAATCAG GTATACATaattgattttgggcttgcAAAAAGATATCGGGATGCAACAACCAATCGCCATATCCCTTAcaa ggagaATAAAAACTTGACAGGGACTGCACGTTATGCAAGTTGCAATACTCATCTTGGAATTG AGCAAAGCCGGCGGGATGATTTGGAATCACTTGGATATGTGCTGTTATATTTTTTGAGAGGAAG CCTTCCATGGCAGGGTTTGAAGGCTGCCACAAAGAAGCAAAAGTATGACAAAATAATGGAGAAGAAGTTATCAACTCCTATTGAG GTTCTATGCAAATCTCATCCAGTGGAGTTTGCTTCATATTTTCATTACTGCCACTCCTTGACGTTTGATCAGCGACCTGATTATGGATTCTTAAAGCGTCTATTCCGTGACTTATTTGCTCGTGAAG GGTATGAATTCGATTACGTATTTGATTGGACGATCATAAAATACCAGCAATCACAAAAGAGTAGAACCCAGACTCGTGTATCT CCAGTTCCTGGAGGGAGCAGCAGTCGTGCAATTCCGATGGATATGGACAATCATCAAG GAGGTGTCAATGCTCCTTTTTCAGCTGAAGTAACAGAGCGCATCAGATCAGGAAATGCTACTGGTCCTGCTGTGCGGATGCATTTTAAATCACCAATTTCCAAGAATTTAAGTTCTGAGAATCCTATTGACAAGAAT ATGCTGAGCGAAGCACACATGGCCTCTACTTCAAACTCTGGTCCCTCCAAAAGAAATGCCTCTAAGGCTGTCTTGCCCACCGAAGCTACAAATCCTGGTAATGGACATGGCAACAGAATGGGTCCTTCAAGTAGCTGGATTTCGTCACTACCACGCATCTCTTCTGCAAAATGA
- the LOC133857570 gene encoding uncharacterized protein LOC133857570 isoform X2, which yields MIGDVEKMVAVGLVWGATNAIMRRGALLWDEALKSSSRPPQAQEQAPPHHKIIASLKNWLTLLSIWQYSVPFLINLSASATFFAILSHTPISLTVPVTNATTFAATAVFGLLLGEKTRVAHALIGGRNVRIVKKCLEA from the coding sequence ATGATCGGGGACGTAGAGAAGATGGTGGCAGTGGGGCTAGTCTGGGGTGCCACCAACGCTATCATGCGCCGCGGCGCGCTGCTCTGGGACGAGGCCCTCAAATCCAGTTCGAGGCCACCACAAGCACAAGAACAAGCACCGCCCCACCACAAGATCATCGCTTCGCTCAAGAATTGGCTCACCCTCCTCTCGATCTGGCAGTACTCGGTCCCCTTCTTGATAAACCTCTCGGCCTCCGCTACCTTCTTCGCCATTCTAAGCCACACCCCAATCTCTCTCACCGTGCCTGTCACCAATGCCACGACGTTTGCTGCCACGGCCGTCTTCGGATTGCTGTTGGGGGAGAAGACCCGCGTGGCCCACGCTTTGATTG
- the LOC133857570 gene encoding uncharacterized protein LOC133857570 isoform X3 codes for MIGDVEKMVAVGLVWGATNAIMRRGALLWDEALKSSSRPPQAQEQAPPHHKIIASLKNWLTLLSIWQYSVPFLINLSASATFFAILSHTPISLTVPVTNATTFAATAVFGLLLGEKTRVAHALIVVIDPVNLHSRL; via the coding sequence ATGATCGGGGACGTAGAGAAGATGGTGGCAGTGGGGCTAGTCTGGGGTGCCACCAACGCTATCATGCGCCGCGGCGCGCTGCTCTGGGACGAGGCCCTCAAATCCAGTTCGAGGCCACCACAAGCACAAGAACAAGCACCGCCCCACCACAAGATCATCGCTTCGCTCAAGAATTGGCTCACCCTCCTCTCGATCTGGCAGTACTCGGTCCCCTTCTTGATAAACCTCTCGGCCTCCGCTACCTTCTTCGCCATTCTAAGCCACACCCCAATCTCTCTCACCGTGCCTGTCACCAATGCCACGACGTTTGCTGCCACGGCCGTCTTCGGATTGCTGTTGGGGGAGAAGACCCGCGTGGCCCACGCTTTGATTG
- the LOC133857570 gene encoding uncharacterized protein LOC133857570 isoform X4: MIGDVEKMVAVGLVWGATNAIMRRGALLWDEALKSSSRPPQAQEQAPPHHKIIASLKNWLTLLSIWQYSVPFLINLSASATFFAILSHTPISLTVPVTNATTFAATAVFGLLLGEKTRVAHALIGP; the protein is encoded by the coding sequence ATGATCGGGGACGTAGAGAAGATGGTGGCAGTGGGGCTAGTCTGGGGTGCCACCAACGCTATCATGCGCCGCGGCGCGCTGCTCTGGGACGAGGCCCTCAAATCCAGTTCGAGGCCACCACAAGCACAAGAACAAGCACCGCCCCACCACAAGATCATCGCTTCGCTCAAGAATTGGCTCACCCTCCTCTCGATCTGGCAGTACTCGGTCCCCTTCTTGATAAACCTCTCGGCCTCCGCTACCTTCTTCGCCATTCTAAGCCACACCCCAATCTCTCTCACCGTGCCTGTCACCAATGCCACGACGTTTGCTGCCACGGCCGTCTTCGGATTGCTGTTGGGGGAGAAGACCCGCGTGGCCCACGCTTTGATTG